The following proteins are encoded in a genomic region of Gossypium hirsutum isolate 1008001.06 chromosome D05, Gossypium_hirsutum_v2.1, whole genome shotgun sequence:
- the LOC107903405 gene encoding probable galactinol--sucrose galactosyltransferase 1 isoform X1, which produces MTVGAGISLSDGRLTVFGNCVLHDVHENVVITPTSGPGDAVINGAFIGVKSDHKGSRRVFPIGKLQELRFMCVFRHNFWWMTQWMGTCGKDIPFETQFLVVEVSDGTHIEDGDKAEDQHNSAVYAVFLPILEGDFRAVLQGNEQNEIEICLESGDPDVDQFKGSHLVFVAAGSDPYDVITNSVKTVEKHLQTFSHREKKKMPDILNWFGWCTWDAFYTNVSAEGLKQGLESLEKGGTPPKFVIIDDGWQTVGMDPTGIEYRSDCTANFANRLIHIKENHKFQKNGKGHRADDPAMGLGYVISEMKDRYALKYVYAWHAITGYWGGVKPGITEMEHYEPKLVYPVSSPGVRSNDYSDVLQSITINGVGLVKPEKAFEFYNDLHSYLASAGIDGVKVDVQSILETLGAGHGGRVKLTRKYHQALEASISSNFHDNAIIACMSHNTDTLYSAKSTAVMRASDDFFPRDQASHTIHIASVAYNTIFIGEFMQPDWDMFHSLHPMAEYHGAARAVGGCAIYVSDKPGQHDFNLLKKLVLPDSSVLRAKYPGRPTRDCLFSDPVRDGKSLLKIWNLNDFTGVIGVFNCQGAGWCEVTKKMVNHDEQPGTITSIIRASDVEYLFQVAEDGWIGDSILYSHLGEVTYLPRNAFMSITLKPREYEVFTIVPVMALSSGSKFAPIGLTKMFNSGGAIKGLKYETENPVATVIMKVRGCGPFGAYSSTKPQRITVDSEEVEFEYEGESGLVTFALKVPEEEQYLWNIVIEL; this is translated from the exons ATGACTGTTGGGGCTGGGATATCTTTGAGTGATGGGAGGTTGACTGTGTTTGGGAACTGTGTGTTGCATGATGTTCATGAAAATGTAGTGATAACACCAACATCAGGCCCTGGGGATGCAGTGATCAATGGAGCTTTCATTGGAGTTAAATCAGACCATAAGGGAAGCAGAAGAGTTTTTCCTATAGGAAAGCTTCA GGAATTGaggttcatgtgtgtttttagacATAATTTCTGGTGGATGACTCAATGGATGGGAACATGTGGAAAAGATATCCCCTTTGAAACCCAATTCTTAGTTGTTGAAGTAAGTGATGGAACTCATATTGAAGATGGAGATAAAGCTGAAGATCAACATAATTCAGCAGTGTATGCAGTTTTTTTGCCAATACTTGAAGGTGATTTCAGGGCTGTTCTTCAAGGGAATGAACAAAATGAGATTGAGATCTGCTTGGAAAGCG GAGATCCTGATGTTGATCAATTTAAAGGCAGTCATTTGGTTTTTGTAGCAGCTGGATCAGACCCTTATGATGTTATCACCAACTCAGTGAA GACTGTGGAGAAACATCTGCAAACCTTTTCTCACCGAGAGAAAAAGAAG ATGCCAGATATTTTGAACTGGTTTGGCTGGTGTACATGGGATGCTTTTTATACTAATGTCTCTGCTGAGGGCCTGAAGCAAGGATTAGAGAG CTTGGAGAAAGGTGGAACTCCTCCTAAGTTTGTCATCATCGATGATGGATGGCAAACCGTCGGTATGGATCCAACCGGCATCGAATATAGATCTGATTGTACAGCAAA CTTTGCTAACAGGTTAATACATATCAAAGAGAATCATAAATTTCAGAAAAATGGCAAAGGTCACAGAGCAGATGATCCAGCAATGGGACTTGGCTATGTTATTAGTGAAATGAAAGATAGATACGCTTTGAAATATGTTTATGCATGGCATGCAATAACAGGATACTGGGGAGGAGTTAAACCTGGAATTACTGAAATGGAACACTATGAACCAAAGTTAGTATATCCTGTTTCATCACCAGGGGTTCGGTCAAATGATTATTCCGATGTTTTGCAGTCCATTACTATCAATGGTGTTGGTTTAGTGAAACCAGAGAAAGCTTTTGAGTTCTATAATGATCTTCATTCATATTTGGCATCTGCTGGTATTGATGGTGTTAAAGTTGATGTTCAAAGCATTCTTGAAACTCTTGGAGCTGGCCATGGTGGAAGAGTAAAACTCACTAGAAAATACCATCAGGCATTAGAGGCTTCAATATCTAGCAATTTCCATGACAATGCAATTATTGCTTGTATGAGTCACAACACTGATACTTTATATAG TGCAAAGAGCACAGCTGTTATGAGAGCTTCAGATGATTTCTTCCCTAGAGATCAAGCTTCTCATACGATTCATATTGCATCGGTCGCTTATAATACCATTTTTATTGGGGAGTTTATGCAACCAGATTGGGACATGTTTCAT AGCTTACATCCAATGGCTGAATACCACGGAGCTGCTCGTGCTGTAGGAGGATGTGCAATATATGTCAGCGACAAACCTGGACAACATGATTTCAACCTGTTGAAGAAGCTTGTACTTCCCGACAGTTCGGTTTTGAGGGCGAAATATCCAGGAAGACCAACTAGAGATTGCTTATTTTCTGATCCAGTCAGAGATGGCAAAAG TCTTTTGAAAATATGGAATCTAAATGATTTTACCGGAGTTATCGGGGTATTCAATTGCCAAGGAGCTGGTTGGTGTGAGGTTACGAAAAAGATGGTTAACCATGATGAACAACCTGGTACTATCACAAGCATTATAAGAGCTAGTGATGTTGAGTATCTGTTTCAAGTAGCTGAGGATGGTTGGATTGGAGATAGTATCTTATATTCACATCTTG GTGAGGTTACTTATCTCCCAAGAAATGCGTTTATGTCGATTACGTTAAAGCCCCGGGAATACGAAGTTTTTACCATTGTTCCCGTTATGGCATTGTCTAGTGGGTCTAAATTTGCTCCTATAGGCCTAACCAAGATGTTCAATTCAGGAGGGGCTATCAAGGGATTGAAATATGAAACTGAGAATCCTGTTGCAACTGTTATCATGAAAGTTCGAGGCTGCGGTCCATTTGGAGCATATTCATCAACTAAACCGCAAAGGATAACAGTTGATTCGGAGGAAGTGGAGTTCGAATATGAAGGCGAATCCGGTTTGGTTACTTTTGCACTAAAAGTCCCAGAGGAAGAGCAGTACCTCTGGAATATTGTCATTGAGCTATAA
- the LOC107903405 gene encoding probable galactinol--sucrose galactosyltransferase 1 isoform X2, whose product MTVGAGISLSDGRLTVFGNCVLHDVHENVVITPTSGPGDAVINGAFIGVKSDHKGSRRVFPIGKLQELRFMCVFRHNFWWMTQWMGTCGKDIPFETQFLVVEVSDGTHIEDGDKAEDQHNSAVYAVFLPILEGDFRAVLQGNEQNEIEICLESGDPDVDQFKGSHLVFVAAGSDPYDVITNSVKTVEKHLQTFSHREKKKMPDILNWFGWCTWDAFYTNVSAEGLKQGLESLEKGGTPPKFVIIDDGWQTVGMDPTGIEYRSDCTANFANRLIHIKENHKFQKNGKGHRADDPAMGLGYVISEMKDRYALKYVYAWHAITGYWGGVKPGITEMEHYEPKLVYPVSSPGVRSNDYSDVLQSITINGVGLVKPEKAFEFYNDLHSYLASAGIDGVKVDVQSILETLGAGHGGRVKLTRKYHQALEASISSNFHDNAIIACMSHNTDTLYSAKSTAVMRASDDFFPRDQASHTIHIASVAYNTIFIGEFMQPDWDMFHSLHPMAEYHGAARAVGGCAIYVSDKPGQHDFNLLKKLVLPDSSVLRAKYPGRPTRDCLFSDPVRDGKSLLKIWNLNDFTGVIGVFNCQGAGWCEVTKKMVNHDEQPGEVTYLPRNAFMSITLKPREYEVFTIVPVMALSSGSKFAPIGLTKMFNSGGAIKGLKYETENPVATVIMKVRGCGPFGAYSSTKPQRITVDSEEVEFEYEGESGLVTFALKVPEEEQYLWNIVIEL is encoded by the exons ATGACTGTTGGGGCTGGGATATCTTTGAGTGATGGGAGGTTGACTGTGTTTGGGAACTGTGTGTTGCATGATGTTCATGAAAATGTAGTGATAACACCAACATCAGGCCCTGGGGATGCAGTGATCAATGGAGCTTTCATTGGAGTTAAATCAGACCATAAGGGAAGCAGAAGAGTTTTTCCTATAGGAAAGCTTCA GGAATTGaggttcatgtgtgtttttagacATAATTTCTGGTGGATGACTCAATGGATGGGAACATGTGGAAAAGATATCCCCTTTGAAACCCAATTCTTAGTTGTTGAAGTAAGTGATGGAACTCATATTGAAGATGGAGATAAAGCTGAAGATCAACATAATTCAGCAGTGTATGCAGTTTTTTTGCCAATACTTGAAGGTGATTTCAGGGCTGTTCTTCAAGGGAATGAACAAAATGAGATTGAGATCTGCTTGGAAAGCG GAGATCCTGATGTTGATCAATTTAAAGGCAGTCATTTGGTTTTTGTAGCAGCTGGATCAGACCCTTATGATGTTATCACCAACTCAGTGAA GACTGTGGAGAAACATCTGCAAACCTTTTCTCACCGAGAGAAAAAGAAG ATGCCAGATATTTTGAACTGGTTTGGCTGGTGTACATGGGATGCTTTTTATACTAATGTCTCTGCTGAGGGCCTGAAGCAAGGATTAGAGAG CTTGGAGAAAGGTGGAACTCCTCCTAAGTTTGTCATCATCGATGATGGATGGCAAACCGTCGGTATGGATCCAACCGGCATCGAATATAGATCTGATTGTACAGCAAA CTTTGCTAACAGGTTAATACATATCAAAGAGAATCATAAATTTCAGAAAAATGGCAAAGGTCACAGAGCAGATGATCCAGCAATGGGACTTGGCTATGTTATTAGTGAAATGAAAGATAGATACGCTTTGAAATATGTTTATGCATGGCATGCAATAACAGGATACTGGGGAGGAGTTAAACCTGGAATTACTGAAATGGAACACTATGAACCAAAGTTAGTATATCCTGTTTCATCACCAGGGGTTCGGTCAAATGATTATTCCGATGTTTTGCAGTCCATTACTATCAATGGTGTTGGTTTAGTGAAACCAGAGAAAGCTTTTGAGTTCTATAATGATCTTCATTCATATTTGGCATCTGCTGGTATTGATGGTGTTAAAGTTGATGTTCAAAGCATTCTTGAAACTCTTGGAGCTGGCCATGGTGGAAGAGTAAAACTCACTAGAAAATACCATCAGGCATTAGAGGCTTCAATATCTAGCAATTTCCATGACAATGCAATTATTGCTTGTATGAGTCACAACACTGATACTTTATATAG TGCAAAGAGCACAGCTGTTATGAGAGCTTCAGATGATTTCTTCCCTAGAGATCAAGCTTCTCATACGATTCATATTGCATCGGTCGCTTATAATACCATTTTTATTGGGGAGTTTATGCAACCAGATTGGGACATGTTTCAT AGCTTACATCCAATGGCTGAATACCACGGAGCTGCTCGTGCTGTAGGAGGATGTGCAATATATGTCAGCGACAAACCTGGACAACATGATTTCAACCTGTTGAAGAAGCTTGTACTTCCCGACAGTTCGGTTTTGAGGGCGAAATATCCAGGAAGACCAACTAGAGATTGCTTATTTTCTGATCCAGTCAGAGATGGCAAAAG TCTTTTGAAAATATGGAATCTAAATGATTTTACCGGAGTTATCGGGGTATTCAATTGCCAAGGAGCTGGTTGGTGTGAGGTTACGAAAAAGATGGTTAACCATGATGAACAACCTG GTGAGGTTACTTATCTCCCAAGAAATGCGTTTATGTCGATTACGTTAAAGCCCCGGGAATACGAAGTTTTTACCATTGTTCCCGTTATGGCATTGTCTAGTGGGTCTAAATTTGCTCCTATAGGCCTAACCAAGATGTTCAATTCAGGAGGGGCTATCAAGGGATTGAAATATGAAACTGAGAATCCTGTTGCAACTGTTATCATGAAAGTTCGAGGCTGCGGTCCATTTGGAGCATATTCATCAACTAAACCGCAAAGGATAACAGTTGATTCGGAGGAAGTGGAGTTCGAATATGAAGGCGAATCCGGTTTGGTTACTTTTGCACTAAAAGTCCCAGAGGAAGAGCAGTACCTCTGGAATATTGTCATTGAGCTATAA